In the Pseudoclavibacter endophyticus genome, GGCGACGTCGTTGTCTTCACCGATCCCGGCGGGTGGTTGCCGACGCAGCCGTCGCCCGAAAAATCAGTGGTGCAGACGATCGTCGACGGCGGGCTCGAGGCGGTGGGCCTGAAGCCCTCCGACGACAACAACAGCCTCATCAAGCGGATCATCGGCATGCCGGGCGACCACGTCGTGTGCTGTAACGCGTACGGACAGCTCGTGATCAACGACGTGGCGATCTCGGAGCCGTACGCCGAGCTCGCGGGCAACAGCGCGGCATCCGGTATGGAGTTCGATGTGTCGGTTCCCGCCGATAGCCTCTGGGTGATGGGTGACAATCGGTACAACTCGGAAGACTCTCGATACCACCAGGACGGGCCGCACAGCGGGTTCGTCCCGCTCAACCACGTCGTCGGCCGCGCCGTCCTGATCAACTGGCCGTTCGAGCGCTTCGGCGTCCTCGGGAACTATCCCGAGGTCTTCGCGCAGGTTCCGTCGCGCGAGCCCGCCCTCGCGACCTGACATGTCTCCTGCGACGCCGACCGCCGTGGACCCGACCCTTGCGCTCGAGCGAGCGCTGCTCGGCCGTGCGCCGGTCGTGATTGGCATCGACGAGGTCGGACGGGGCGCGATCGCAGGCCCCGTCGCAGTCGGGGCCTGTGCCATCGGTGCGCGAGAGCTCACGGCCGGGTTCCCCGCGGGCTTGCGCGACTCGAAGCTCCTGACGGCCAAGCGCCGGGTCGACGTCGAGCCGGCGGCGCGCGCGTGGGTCACGGCGGCGGGGGTCGGTCTTTGCAGCGCGACCGAGATCGACGAGTTCGGCATCATCGCGTGCCTCGCCGCGGCAGCAAAACGCGCCCTCGCGGCCCTGCACGAGGTCGGCGTGCCCGTCGCACGCGCGGCGATCGTGCTCGACGGCTCGCATGATTGGCTCTCGCCGGCCCTCGAGCATCCACTCGACGTCTCGGTGCGACCGAAGGCCGACCGCGACTGCGCAGTGGTCTCGGCGGCCTCAGTCATCGCGAAGGTCGAGCGCGATGCCCTCATGCGGTCGGCGCACGAGTCTGGTGAGTACGCCGATTATGCCTGGCACTCGAACGTCGGCTACGGCTCGCCCGCCCACTACGCCGCACTCGCCGCGCACGGGGCGTCGTCCCTGCACCGCCGCACGTGGCTGCGCGCCGCGGCGGCTGAGCAGACCGCGCATCCCGAGCGCGTCGTCAGCGCCTAGACTGGGGCGATCATGGACGAGGACACCTTCGACGAATACGAGCGCAATCTCGAGCTCGCGCTGTTTCGCGAGTATCGCGACATCGTGACGCAGTTCCGCTACGTCATCGAGACCGAGCGGCGCTTCTACCTCGCGAACACGGTCGACCTGCAGCGCCGCGACACCGAGCACGACTTCTACTTCGAGCTCACGATGAACGACGTATGGGTGTGGGACATCTACCGTTCGAACCGCTTCGTGAAGCAGGTGCGCGTGCTCACGTTCAAAGACGTCAACGTCGAAGAGCTCGCCTCGGAGCAGTTCGAACTGCCGAAGGAGCTCGCGCTCGACGAGTAAGTCGAAGCGGGGGCCGCGCGCAGCTGCGCGCGGCCCCCGCGTTCTTCGAAGTCAGCGCTGGATGCGCTTGGCGGTCTTGTGCATGTTCTCAATGATCTCCTGCTGGAACGGCGCCACGATGGAGCCGTCGATCCGGCAGTCGAGCAGGATCGTGCCCTCGGCTCCCCGTTCGGCCCAGTCGCGGACGGCCTGCAGATCGTCGAGCGTGCGCACGACGACGCCCGTCGCGCCGACGCCCTCCGCGAACTTCGCGAAATCGACGCGATCGATGAGCATGGCGCGCTGATCGAGGCCGATGGTGCCGTACTGCGTGACCTCGGCCGTGTAGGCGGCATCGTTGAAGACGATGATGATGGCGCTGCGGGCGGCGCGCACGACCGAGTCGAGATCGGCGAGGCCCATGAGTCCGCCGCCGTCGCCCGTCACGACCGTGAGGGTCCGATCCGGCGCGGCCGCCGCAACGCCTGGGGCGCTCGGGAACCCGAGGCCGATCGACTGGAACTGCGTGCCGACGAGCGTGATGCTGTCGGCGGATGGCAGCCGCCAGTGGTAGTGCACCCAGCCGAGGAAGTGGCCGCCGTCGGATGCGACGATGCGCTGCTCGGGCACGATCGCGTCGAGCTCGCGCATGAGGCTGCGCGGGTCGAGCCGGTCGGCTGGCGCGTCGTCGTTGCCCGGCTCGCGGTCGAACTGCGCCCCCGCGACGTGCTCCGGGTCGACGCCCGCCCACCGCTCGCGGGGCACGGCCTGTTCCGCCCGCTCCACGATGCCGCGGATCGCGGCGGCCGCGAGGCTCGCGTCGCCGCGCACGAGGTCCGTGACGGCGGGGTTCGGCGCGACGTCGCGGTCGTCGACGCGGAAGACCCGCGCGTGCTCGCCGAGCGCCGTGCCGAAGGCGGTCGTGAACTGGTTGAGGCTCGCGCCGACGACCAGCACCACGTCGGCGTCGCGCATGTAGCCGAGCGTGCGCTCCGAGCCGAAGCCGCCCGCGACGCCGAGGTCGAGGGTGCGGCCGGCGAACGTGCCACGTGCCGGTGCGCTCGACACCGTCAGGGCGCCGATCGCATCGGCGACGGCCCAGAGGTCGGCGGCGGCGGCACGGCCACCGCGGCCCGCGAGCACGAGGGGGCGCTCGGCCGCGAGGAGGGCCTCGGCAGCGGCGCGCGCGGCTCCCTCGTCGAGCGCGACCGGTTCGGCGTCGAGCGGCGCGTCGAGGTCGAGGGTCTCGTCGGCGGCGTCGGCCGTCGGAACGTCGTACGGCACCGACAGCACGACCGCGGTGCGCTCGCGGACCGCGTGGCGGAGTGCCGCGAGCGTCGTCGCGCCCGGAGTGGCCGGGTCGATCACGAACGTCGTCGCCCCGCAGGCGGTCGCGATGGCGGTCTGATCGAGGTCCCAATCGCGCATGCCGGTCGTCGGGGCGTCACCGGCGATGAGGAGCAGCGGCGTATATGACCTGACGGCTTCGGCGAGCGACGTGATGGTGTTGGTGAAGCCTGCACCGTAGGTGGCGGTCGCGACCGCGATGCGACGCGACACCCGGTGATAGGCGTCGGCCGAGGCGACGGTCGCGGTCTCGTGGCGCACCGCGTGGTAGGTCACGTCGGTGAGGCGGGCGAGCGCGTCGATGAGGTAGGCGTTGCCGTTGCCCATGAGACCGAAGACGTCGCTGACGTGCGCGGCGAGCACGGTGGCCATGCGCTCGGCGACGGTCTGCGTCGCCGTGGGCGCCGCAGTGCCGGCCGCGGTGGCGATGCGATCGGCGCCGGTTTCGGTGTCGGCGCTCGTGGTGGTCGTGGATGAGCCATCGAAGGTGGTCGGAGATGACAAAACAGTGCCTTTCGGGAGTGCACACGGAAGCTGGGGGCCGTATATGACTCGACCGAGGAAGGTCTATCGCCCATTTTTCAGGCGACGGCGGCAACAGCGCTCGCCGGACGGCGCCATTCTACCGAAGCCCCCGCGCGCGGCCCCGCCCGGTCGTCTCCGGCCTGTGGAGCCCGATGCGTCCACAGGAGCGCCCGCCGGTCGGGCATCGGCGTGCGCCGAGCTACGACCATGTTCGCGGGGGTGGCGCGGATGCGAACGAAAGATGTGCTTGGCCGGCGCGGCGAAGAGCTCGCGGCGGCGTTTCTGGCGGCGGCGGGGCACGAGATCATCGCCCGGAACTGGCGTTGCGCGTACGGCGAGATCGACCTCATCACTCGCGACGCGAGCGAGATCGTGTTCGTCGAGGTCAAGACGCGCTCGTCCACCGGGAAAGGTCATCCGCTCGAGGCGATCACCCCCGAGAAGCTGGCGCGTCTTCGCCGCCTCGCGGGCGCCTGGATCGCCGTGAACCCGCATCGTTGCCAGCGCATCCGCCTCGATGCCGTCGGCATCGTCGCCCCTCGGGGCCGATCGCCCGAGTTCCACCACCGTCGCGCGATCGGGGCCTAGACAGGTGTCGAGCGCCAAGAGCATCGCCATCGCGCTGACCGGCATCGGCGGCGATCGCGTCGACGTCGAGGCGCACATCGCCAGCGGGCTGCCGAAGTTCCTCCTCGTGGGACTGCCCGACACGGCACTCGGCGAGGCGCTCGACCGGGTGCGCGCGGCGCTGCAGAGCACCGGGTGCTCGCTCCCGGCCGACCGCGTGACCGTCAACCTGTCGCCGGCCTCCCTGCGCAAGCATGGCAGCGGATTCGATCTCGCGATCGCCGTGTCGGTGCTCGCGGCGAGCGGCGTCATAGACACCACCGGGCCGGCCCGCACCGTGCACGTCGGCGAACTCGGGCTCGACGGCACGGTTCGTCCCGTGCCGGGCATCCTGCCCGTGGTCGCCGCGGCCGCCCGCGCGGGGGCCGCACGCGTGATGGTGCCCGCCGCGAGTGCCGCCGAAGCCTCGCTCGTCGAGGGCGTCGA is a window encoding:
- a CDS encoding ribonuclease HII codes for the protein MSPATPTAVDPTLALERALLGRAPVVIGIDEVGRGAIAGPVAVGACAIGARELTAGFPAGLRDSKLLTAKRRVDVEPAARAWVTAAGVGLCSATEIDEFGIIACLAAAAKRALAALHEVGVPVARAAIVLDGSHDWLSPALEHPLDVSVRPKADRDCAVVSAASVIAKVERDALMRSAHESGEYADYAWHSNVGYGSPAHYAALAAHGASSLHRRTWLRAAAAEQTAHPERVVSA
- a CDS encoding DUF2469 family protein, coding for MDEDTFDEYERNLELALFREYRDIVTQFRYVIETERRFYLANTVDLQRRDTEHDFYFELTMNDVWVWDIYRSNRFVKQVRVLTFKDVNVEELASEQFELPKELALDE
- a CDS encoding thiamine pyrophosphate-binding protein encodes the protein MSSPTTFDGSSTTTTSADTETGADRIATAAGTAAPTATQTVAERMATVLAAHVSDVFGLMGNGNAYLIDALARLTDVTYHAVRHETATVASADAYHRVSRRIAVATATYGAGFTNTITSLAEAVRSYTPLLLIAGDAPTTGMRDWDLDQTAIATACGATTFVIDPATPGATTLAALRHAVRERTAVVLSVPYDVPTADAADETLDLDAPLDAEPVALDEGAARAAAEALLAAERPLVLAGRGGRAAAADLWAVADAIGALTVSSAPARGTFAGRTLDLGVAGGFGSERTLGYMRDADVVLVVGASLNQFTTAFGTALGEHARVFRVDDRDVAPNPAVTDLVRGDASLAAAAIRGIVERAEQAVPRERWAGVDPEHVAGAQFDREPGNDDAPADRLDPRSLMRELDAIVPEQRIVASDGGHFLGWVHYHWRLPSADSITLVGTQFQSIGLGFPSAPGVAAAAPDRTLTVVTGDGGGLMGLADLDSVVRAARSAIIIVFNDAAYTAEVTQYGTIGLDQRAMLIDRVDFAKFAEGVGATGVVVRTLDDLQAVRDWAERGAEGTILLDCRIDGSIVAPFQQEIIENMHKTAKRIQR
- a CDS encoding YraN family protein, with the translated sequence MRTKDVLGRRGEELAAAFLAAAGHEIIARNWRCAYGEIDLITRDASEIVFVEVKTRSSTGKGHPLEAITPEKLARLRRLAGAWIAVNPHRCQRIRLDAVGIVAPRGRSPEFHHRRAIGA